The Lactobacillus sp. ESL0680 genome has a segment encoding these proteins:
- a CDS encoding FAD-binding protein, which yields MKDTYDVIVAGASNAGAMAAMAAAEKGAKVLLVDKMGSSRFLFRSFFAALDSNAQRRAGIKVDKAKLMNFLTLFYQDNVDERLLWTWANHTDETANWLEDNILKPNGGVLKPQSDAYYETIVNTAFNTELAIATPDNDWAHYGDWMIDKVKELGVTLKYNTKLEELVTDDSGKVTGIITSDRDSGEKTEYAATKGVIICTGGYGANVELMKKWDPLGYKKNVYSDGPRDDGSGILAGLKVGAARDEEPAEIIFDRGAVPVGTNAEDHYVIDFKDPGYFWMGAYPMLKVNLNGERFGNESVPYQFDINAMAKQPGYLEAQIWSEDAMDHMAQFRTQGCSRLGFPGIYNTEENKAEVQRRIDDGMVKKADTIEELAEMLNLPKEQLVATVNEYNKMCDQGEDTDFGKEKFRLFPVEHGPYYGVIMGGRLLATLDGLRINTKMEVIDKMGKPIPHLYAAGNCSGGFFWGSYPDRVPGLTCSHAQTFGRLAGQYAAEN from the coding sequence ATGAAAGATACCTATGACGTAATTGTTGCTGGTGCCAGCAATGCTGGTGCGATGGCAGCCATGGCCGCTGCTGAAAAAGGCGCCAAAGTTTTATTAGTTGATAAGATGGGAAGTTCAAGATTTTTGTTCCGGTCATTCTTTGCTGCTTTGGACAGTAACGCACAAAGAAGAGCAGGAATTAAAGTTGATAAAGCTAAGTTAATGAATTTCTTAACTTTGTTCTATCAAGATAATGTTGATGAACGCCTATTATGGACTTGGGCTAATCATACTGATGAAACAGCAAACTGGCTTGAAGACAATATTTTGAAGCCAAACGGTGGCGTATTGAAGCCGCAATCAGATGCTTATTACGAAACCATTGTTAACACAGCCTTCAATACTGAATTAGCAATTGCCACACCCGATAATGATTGGGCACATTACGGTGACTGGATGATTGATAAGGTGAAGGAATTAGGCGTAACGCTTAAGTACAATACCAAGTTAGAAGAATTAGTTACTGATGACAGCGGTAAGGTAACGGGCATTATTACTAGTGATCGTGATTCAGGTGAAAAGACTGAATACGCTGCTACTAAGGGTGTCATTATCTGTACCGGTGGTTACGGTGCTAACGTTGAATTGATGAAGAAGTGGGATCCACTAGGCTATAAGAAGAATGTTTATTCTGATGGTCCACGTGACGATGGTTCAGGTATCTTGGCCGGACTAAAAGTTGGTGCTGCTCGTGATGAAGAACCAGCTGAAATTATTTTTGACCGTGGTGCTGTTCCAGTTGGCACTAATGCTGAAGATCATTATGTCATTGACTTTAAGGATCCAGGCTACTTCTGGATGGGTGCATACCCGATGCTGAAGGTTAACCTAAATGGTGAACGTTTTGGTAACGAAAGTGTACCTTACCAATTTGACATTAATGCAATGGCTAAGCAGCCAGGATACTTGGAAGCACAAATTTGGTCTGAAGATGCAATGGACCACATGGCTCAATTTAGAACTCAAGGCTGTTCACGTTTAGGCTTCCCAGGTATTTACAACACTGAAGAAAATAAGGCTGAAGTTCAACGGCGAATTGATGATGGCATGGTTAAGAAGGCCGATACAATTGAAGAATTAGCCGAAATGTTGAACCTGCCAAAAGAACAGTTGGTTGCTACTGTTAATGAATATAACAAGATGTGCGACCAAGGAGAAGACACTGACTTTGGTAAAGAGAAGTTTAGATTATTCCCAGTTGAACATGGTCCATACTACGGTGTTATTATGGGCGGCCGGCTGCTGGCAACGCTTGATGGCTTAAGAATTAATACCAAGATGGAAGTTATCGATAAGATGGGTAAGCCAATTCCACATCTTTATGCAGCAGGAAACTGTAGTGGTGGCTTCTTCTGGGGTAGTTATCCAGATAGAGTTCCTGGTCTT
- a CDS encoding LysR family transcriptional regulator → MNFTQLRCFIKAVDNSSFTIAAERLNFSQSAVSKNIKDLENTIGVTLINRAHHRISLTNAGKYFYHVARNVVDDMDYTVAYLQSQKNDAGTLLRIGVCDTPLEQQVLPIFLRKLRAVNSNINVQFVFVLNNSIGELLNHHVDLCAIARDDVEIVEDVQFEPLIRGHFVVACPSNSPLAQKEQLTLKDLQDKDIFLLDPNSSLNVQVKFQNSLVNNVGMKRIKFVQDFLSMGVYVRAGWGYGVLPNFIADYQANGVTYVPFDYHEISPYGIAYMESFANETVLKQVIAILRESITEFLPNKK, encoded by the coding sequence ATGAACTTTACTCAATTACGTTGTTTTATTAAAGCTGTTGATAATTCTAGTTTTACCATTGCTGCTGAGCGTCTTAATTTTTCCCAGTCAGCTGTATCCAAGAATATTAAGGACTTAGAAAATACAATTGGTGTGACGCTGATTAATCGGGCGCACCATCGGATTTCTTTGACCAATGCTGGCAAGTATTTTTATCATGTTGCACGCAATGTCGTTGATGACATGGATTATACAGTCGCGTATTTGCAGAGCCAAAAAAATGATGCTGGCACACTGCTTCGAATTGGCGTGTGTGATACACCGCTTGAGCAGCAGGTTTTACCTATTTTTTTAAGAAAATTGCGGGCAGTTAACAGTAATATCAACGTGCAGTTTGTTTTTGTTTTGAATAATTCGATTGGCGAATTACTGAATCACCATGTGGATCTTTGTGCAATTGCGCGTGATGATGTTGAAATTGTTGAAGACGTGCAATTTGAGCCTCTGATTCGCGGCCACTTTGTTGTTGCTTGCCCGTCAAACTCACCACTAGCACAGAAAGAACAATTAACGTTAAAGGATTTGCAAGATAAGGACATCTTTTTGCTTGATCCGAATAGTTCGCTTAATGTTCAGGTTAAATTCCAAAATTCGTTAGTCAATAATGTTGGCATGAAACGAATTAAGTTTGTTCAAGACTTCTTGAGTATGGGAGTATATGTTCGTGCAGGTTGGGGGTATGGCGTTTTACCTAACTTTATTGCTGACTATCAAGCTAACGGCGTGACATATGTTCCCTTTGATTATCATGAAATTTCTCCGTATGGTATTGCCTATATGGAATCTTTTGCCAATGAAACAGTCCTTAAGCAAGTAATCGCCATTTTGCGAGAGTCAATTACGGAATTTTTGCCAAATAAAAAATAA
- a CDS encoding MFS transporter, with the protein MDERKLPALSSYRWVILGIIALMDMISNYTQFQISALATQIMPALHISPAQFSSLLMAPMLVAVFLSIPSGMLADKFGAKKIVTIGCIVSVIGAYGRLFAHNFITMMLMLMMFGIYMALLNANTIKIFSTWFKQDTNVAMGIFFASASVGITLSQLTSSLFASVSAAYIFSSTVLLILTVLWIIFVKDTPKGEPVPKSEPVTKYLRVVIKSKKTWLVGISGGIGSAATMSFTGILPQALINGKGIAIASAGAIASVATIGSLIGSLVAPAVTHHLNRAKPYMVLTRIVAGISIFATWFTPAGSLMMANLVIGGLFGAANGPLMQGMVAEFPEIGPKYAGSAGGLVGTVQLLMSYVLTVVISAIAGQNYLVTFAIQAILTASTMILIMILPDANHVRD; encoded by the coding sequence ATGGATGAAAGAAAACTTCCGGCTTTATCAAGCTATCGCTGGGTAATTTTGGGCATAATTGCACTAATGGATATGATTAGTAATTATACGCAATTTCAGATTTCTGCTTTAGCCACACAAATTATGCCGGCTTTACATATTTCGCCTGCGCAATTTTCTAGTTTATTAATGGCACCGATGCTGGTAGCTGTATTTTTAAGTATTCCTAGCGGGATGCTGGCAGATAAATTTGGAGCAAAAAAGATTGTTACAATTGGGTGTATTGTCTCAGTAATTGGTGCTTATGGTCGTTTGTTTGCTCATAACTTCATTACAATGATGCTGATGCTCATGATGTTTGGTATCTACATGGCACTATTGAATGCAAATACCATCAAGATTTTTAGTACTTGGTTCAAGCAAGACACTAATGTTGCAATGGGGATTTTCTTCGCCTCAGCTAGTGTGGGAATTACGCTTTCGCAATTGACTAGCTCACTATTTGCAAGTGTCAGTGCTGCATATATTTTCTCATCAACTGTTTTGTTAATTTTGACAGTTCTATGGATTATCTTTGTTAAAGATACGCCTAAAGGCGAGCCGGTTCCTAAGTCAGAACCAGTTACTAAGTACTTGCGAGTAGTTATCAAAAGTAAGAAAACTTGGCTGGTCGGCATTTCTGGTGGGATTGGTTCTGCTGCAACGATGTCTTTTACTGGGATTTTGCCGCAAGCATTAATTAATGGTAAGGGAATCGCAATTGCTTCAGCTGGTGCAATTGCATCTGTTGCAACAATTGGTAGTTTGATTGGTTCACTAGTAGCTCCTGCTGTGACACATCATCTAAATCGGGCCAAGCCATACATGGTCTTAACTAGAATAGTTGCCGGCATTTCGATTTTTGCTACTTGGTTTACACCGGCTGGCAGTTTAATGATGGCTAACTTAGTAATTGGTGGGTTATTTGGCGCAGCAAACGGCCCGTTAATGCAAGGGATGGTTGCTGAATTTCCAGAAATTGGTCCTAAATATGCTGGTAGTGCCGGCGGATTAGTTGGGACTGTGCAACTGCTAATGTCGTATGTTCTTACCGTTGTGATTTCCGCAATTGCTGGGCAAAATTACTTAGTAACTTTTGCCATTCAAGCCATTTTAACTGCATCGACAATGATCTTAATTATGATTTTGCCAGACGCAAATCATGTACGTGATTAA
- a CDS encoding MFS transporter, which produces MNEGKSLPALSSYRWVILAVLSLMTMTSSYVQFQISALAIRIIPQLQITPAQFSSLLMAPMLVAVFLSIPGGTLGDKFGPKKVVATGFVVSIIGAFGRLYAHSYGTMMLALLMFGVYMSLGNANSTKILGTWFKQDTGIAMGIWFACGTVGTTLSQITGAYFPTVQSAYMFSSVLLVVIACLWLILVKDTPKGEVMPKHESVTKYFGVAARNKRVWLLYICGGIVSAASMSFIGTLPQILVNAKGVNPRLAGVMTSCASIGALFGSMVGPAIIRKLHRAKPFMLFAVILSGIMIFMNTQLPGSLIMMANLAIGGLFGSMTGPVLKGMTIQLPEIGQKYAGSAGGIGGTVSMLLSYVVPVSISAIAGHNPVMTIGLQALLHVSAVIFILLLPDANHVK; this is translated from the coding sequence ATGAATGAAGGCAAAAGTTTGCCGGCTTTATCAAGTTATCGGTGGGTTATCTTAGCAGTTTTGTCACTGATGACAATGACTAGCAGTTATGTTCAATTTCAGATTTCTGCTCTAGCAATTAGGATTATCCCACAATTGCAAATTACACCGGCGCAATTTTCTAGTTTACTGATGGCACCAATGCTGGTGGCCGTATTTTTGAGTATCCCTGGTGGCACTTTGGGTGATAAATTTGGCCCTAAGAAAGTTGTTGCGACTGGGTTTGTTGTGTCAATTATTGGCGCTTTTGGTCGGCTCTATGCTCATAGCTATGGCACCATGATGCTCGCTTTGTTAATGTTTGGCGTCTACATGTCTTTAGGTAACGCCAACTCAACCAAAATTTTAGGTACCTGGTTCAAGCAAGATACAGGAATTGCAATGGGAATTTGGTTTGCCTGTGGTACGGTCGGAACAACACTGTCGCAGATTACCGGTGCATATTTTCCAACAGTTCAATCTGCTTACATGTTTTCTTCAGTATTGCTTGTTGTGATTGCCTGCTTGTGGCTAATTTTAGTTAAAGATACGCCAAAGGGCGAAGTAATGCCCAAACATGAGTCAGTTACGAAGTATTTTGGTGTTGCTGCAAGAAACAAACGCGTTTGGCTGCTATATATTTGCGGCGGGATTGTTAGTGCTGCTTCAATGTCCTTTATTGGAACACTGCCACAGATTTTAGTTAATGCTAAGGGGGTTAACCCAAGATTAGCAGGGGTCATGACTTCATGTGCTTCAATTGGGGCCTTGTTTGGTTCGATGGTTGGACCAGCAATTATTCGTAAACTGCACAGGGCAAAGCCATTCATGCTGTTTGCGGTTATTTTGTCAGGGATTATGATTTTCATGAATACCCAATTACCGGGCAGCCTGATTATGATGGCCAACTTAGCCATTGGCGGCTTGTTTGGTTCAATGACTGGTCCGGTGCTAAAGGGAATGACGATTCAATTACCAGAAATTGGTCAAAAATATGCCGGTAGTGCTGGTGGTATTGGCGGAACTGTTTCAATGTTATTGTCTTATGTTGTACCAGTTTCAATTTCTGCGATTGCTGGTCACAATCCAGTAATGACTATTGGTTTGCAGGCATTATTACATGTCAGTGCGGTTATCTTTATTTTGCTATTGCCAGATGCAAACCACGTTAAATAA
- a CDS encoding LysR family transcriptional regulator translates to MKLVQLQYFLKVAECHSISKASCELFISQPALSESIKSFESEMGSQIFERTRKGVKLTPKGKEVYHIVQRIQRDVEELQRFAINNEDIKAVNLAVVPMVSGTTFLQIINEIYQQFPKLEISPEELRPRELLQHLRDGKVDIALCSKRRDDEALFNTIIAEMHLQHKKLVDVPLRVYAAKDSQLAKKAAIGEKDVEGLTCFVLNDYKNWAGHERQYVLSSRDIIFNAVAHNRGYTVMPETASIGNNYFSSGQICTVPLKEETTVPLEIIYPAKNNVTSLDEKICSIIEKAVLDNY, encoded by the coding sequence ATGAAACTCGTCCAATTACAATACTTTCTAAAAGTTGCCGAATGTCATTCAATTTCTAAAGCAAGCTGTGAACTATTTATTTCGCAGCCAGCACTAAGTGAATCAATTAAATCATTTGAAAGTGAAATGGGATCTCAGATTTTTGAACGTACGCGTAAGGGCGTGAAATTAACTCCTAAGGGTAAGGAAGTTTACCATATTGTGCAAAGAATTCAGCGTGATGTGGAAGAACTGCAGCGGTTTGCGATTAATAATGAAGACATTAAAGCTGTAAATTTGGCTGTTGTACCAATGGTTTCTGGAACGACTTTCTTGCAAATCATTAACGAAATTTACCAGCAGTTTCCTAAGTTGGAAATTTCACCAGAAGAATTACGACCGCGGGAATTACTGCAGCACTTACGTGATGGCAAGGTTGATATTGCCTTGTGCAGTAAGCGCAGAGATGACGAAGCCTTGTTTAATACAATCATTGCCGAAATGCATTTGCAACACAAAAAGTTAGTTGATGTTCCGCTGCGAGTTTATGCAGCTAAGGATAGTCAGCTGGCTAAAAAGGCAGCTATTGGTGAAAAGGACGTTGAAGGCTTGACCTGCTTTGTTCTCAATGATTATAAAAATTGGGCAGGGCACGAGCGCCAATATGTATTATCAAGTCGTGACATTATTTTTAATGCTGTGGCCCACAATCGTGGATATACAGTAATGCCAGAGACAGCATCAATTGGCAATAATTATTTTAGTTCTGGTCAAATCTGTACGGTTCCGTTAAAAGAAGAAACAACTGTTCCGCTTGAAATAATTTATCCAGCCAAAAATAATGTTACAAGTTTGGATGAAAAAATTTGCTCAATCATTGAGAAGGCAGTTCTTGATAATTACTAA
- a CDS encoding aryl-sulfate sulfotransferase has product MGRSIYPTGTVRYNPDKAWSGYTLFNAAGVGAVLIDMSGKVVHEWKDFQGFPNKMVPGGKIFGSLRCRDRYAAYQDYADLTEIDWDGKKVWSFDHNQEVEDEDSGKAWVARQHHDYQIESNPVGYYVPGQDAKEDFNKVLLLTHNNVKKRKVSPQLLLEDVLLEVDREGKELWSWHIMDHFREFHLTNIEKNAMFRDPNTQQSGEHGEGDIFHVNCASYLGPNHWFDEGDERFNPNNIIMDSREANIMWIVDHESGKIVWQIGPDYTTSLALRLLGPLVGMHHSHMIPKGLPGAGNIMVFNNGGWAGYGLPDQTSKTGMKTTRVDTSRVIEFNPTTLEVVWSFGTTDFDSKTPFHGHHFYSPLVSDAQRLPNGNTLIDEGTEGRFLEVTPDKEVVWEYVYPYVGDYLVYRAYRVPYEWVPQLTKEEPKAITPPKIADFQVPGAADPNFKEDVTVSVDGAAGYGEGAAFCVDKL; this is encoded by the coding sequence ATGGGAAGAAGTATTTATCCAACAGGGACTGTTAGATACAATCCAGACAAGGCATGGAGCGGCTATACATTGTTTAATGCCGCTGGTGTAGGTGCTGTTTTAATTGATATGTCCGGTAAGGTTGTTCACGAATGGAAAGATTTTCAGGGTTTTCCCAACAAGATGGTTCCCGGTGGCAAGATTTTTGGCTCATTAAGATGTCGTGATCGTTATGCGGCTTATCAGGATTATGCTGATCTGACAGAAATTGACTGGGATGGGAAGAAAGTTTGGAGCTTTGACCATAACCAAGAAGTTGAAGATGAAGATTCAGGTAAGGCTTGGGTTGCTCGTCAGCACCATGATTATCAAATTGAAAGTAATCCAGTTGGTTATTATGTTCCAGGACAAGATGCGAAGGAAGACTTTAATAAAGTTCTTTTGCTAACCCATAATAACGTTAAGAAGCGTAAGGTTTCTCCACAATTGTTGCTTGAAGATGTCTTGCTCGAAGTTGACCGTGAAGGTAAAGAACTATGGTCATGGCACATTATGGATCACTTCCGTGAATTTCATTTGACTAATATTGAAAAGAACGCGATGTTCCGTGATCCAAACACACAGCAGAGTGGTGAACATGGTGAAGGTGATATTTTCCACGTTAACTGTGCTAGCTATTTAGGACCTAACCATTGGTTTGATGAGGGTGATGAACGGTTTAATCCTAATAACATTATTATGGATTCTCGGGAAGCAAATATTATGTGGATTGTTGACCATGAAAGCGGTAAAATTGTTTGGCAAATTGGTCCAGATTATACAACCAGCCTGGCACTGCGGTTACTTGGTCCGTTAGTCGGAATGCACCATTCACACATGATTCCTAAAGGACTACCTGGTGCTGGCAATATTATGGTCTTTAATAACGGTGGCTGGGCCGGTTATGGTTTGCCTGACCAGACTTCAAAGACAGGAATGAAGACAACGAGAGTTGATACTTCAAGAGTAATCGAATTTAATCCAACTACATTAGAAGTTGTTTGGTCATTTGGTACTACTGACTTTGACAGCAAGACACCATTCCATGGACATCATTTCTATTCCCCATTAGTTAGTGATGCACAACGTTTACCAAATGGTAATACTCTAATTGATGAAGGTACTGAAGGACGTTTCTTGGAAGTCACACCAGATAAAGAAGTTGTTTGGGAATATGTTTATCCTTATGTTGGGGATTACCTAGTATATCGTGCTTATCGGGTTCCTTATGAATGGGTACCGCAATTGACTAAGGAAGAACCTAAGGCAATTACACCGCCAAAGATTGCTGATTTCCAAGTTCCTGGTGCTGCTGATCCTAACTTCAAAGAAGATGTGACAGTCTCAGTTGATGGTGCTGCTGGTTATGGTGAGGGTGCTGCATTTTGCGTTGATAAACTTTGA
- a CDS encoding thioredoxin family protein, producing MKTINSEFFDEVVEDDGQKCLILFSRKTCPVCQKVHPKVEDLEDEFSEIPFYNVDVEESPELQAKLRLKGVPHVILFDDGEPVKRLSGNHSEDDYADMLS from the coding sequence ATGAAAACTATTAACTCTGAATTTTTTGATGAAGTTGTCGAAGATGATGGTCAAAAATGCTTAATTTTATTTTCGCGGAAGACCTGCCCAGTATGCCAAAAGGTTCATCCAAAGGTAGAAGACTTAGAAGATGAATTTTCAGAGATTCCATTTTACAACGTTGATGTTGAAGAAAGCCCGGAATTGCAAGCAAAATTGCGTTTAAAGGGTGTGCCCCACGTTATTTTGTTTGACGATGGTGAGCCAGTTAAGCGGCTTAGCGGCAATCATTCTGAAGATGATTATGCAGATATGCTTTCATAA
- a CDS encoding FAD-dependent oxidoreductase codes for MEDYDVLILGAGPAGLSAGLFSARYGLKTIILEKDEVGGRANQITKITTYPGILESSGADLIAKMRAHAEKFGAVIKMQSPKSIKIQDGYKIVHTRKVDYRAKTLIVATGMTPRVLGIPGEEEFAGMGVSYCATCDADFYQDQKVAVVGDNNEAISEGLLICKFASEVDVIVNRPEGHLTCSKANQERADKEPKMHFIWNTEVEDVHGDMNVEGLKVRNLTTGKETDLPCDGVFFFLGMMPATAIVKDIVELDDQGYMHAKEDMSVGNQGIFAAGDTRKRYLSQVLTSANDGAIAAAAAQKYIATN; via the coding sequence ATGGAAGATTACGATGTGCTCATTTTAGGTGCTGGTCCAGCGGGATTATCCGCTGGCTTATTCAGTGCACGCTACGGCTTAAAGACAATAATTCTCGAAAAAGATGAAGTTGGCGGCCGTGCTAACCAAATTACAAAAATTACCACTTATCCCGGTATTTTAGAATCATCTGGCGCAGATTTAATCGCTAAAATGCGAGCCCATGCCGAAAAGTTTGGTGCCGTAATCAAGATGCAATCACCGAAATCAATTAAAATTCAAGATGGTTATAAAATAGTCCACACCCGCAAAGTTGATTACAGAGCCAAGACTTTAATTGTTGCAACAGGTATGACACCACGAGTATTAGGTATCCCCGGTGAAGAAGAATTTGCTGGGATGGGCGTGTCCTACTGCGCAACTTGTGATGCTGACTTTTACCAAGATCAAAAAGTTGCCGTTGTCGGCGATAATAACGAAGCCATCAGCGAGGGATTATTAATTTGCAAATTCGCCAGCGAAGTTGACGTAATTGTTAATCGGCCTGAAGGTCATCTGACTTGCAGTAAAGCCAATCAAGAGCGTGCTGATAAAGAACCTAAGATGCATTTTATTTGGAATACCGAAGTTGAGGATGTCCACGGCGACATGAATGTTGAGGGACTAAAGGTTAGGAACCTAACAACTGGTAAAGAAACTGATTTGCCTTGTGATGGTGTCTTCTTCTTCCTTGGAATGATGCCCGCTACTGCAATTGTCAAAGACATTGTTGAACTAGACGATCAAGGTTATATGCATGCTAAAGAAGACATGAGCGTTGGCAATCAAGGGATTTTCGCAGCGGGTGATACGCGCAAACGATACCTCAGCCAAGTTCTAACTTCTGCTAATGACGGCGCAATTGCCGCTGCAGCTGCACAAAAATACATTGCCACCAACTAG
- a CDS encoding MFS transporter yields the protein MKNISHNSIMFKISVLSISLAVMLAPTISPALPLMHFPGVSKEQIDTLSTIPNLAKILGILFCPFLIRWIGQKKTILIGLTGIVVLGIIPFFSNSYQVILIARIIVGLAFGIFMPLCTSLIVQLYRTDKNTMAHMMGYQNTVQTLGSALGSFTVGSLVMWGWHQAFLVYLIPILPIVLFSLFVSIDDPQKTTQKEKSKTKFKFTGEMALICFFMLATLVFYMPINFTMPRLIIQKQIGSASTAALVAGIVQIATMATASLFGYMMKHVGKIIFPIGFLLVMIGYFAISQANNIVILICALLIMGIGNSFCLPFIYNWMALLTNSDTATMGQSILMIALNIGTVLSPKIVNGINQMMGSNDPCNVMIICACGDLCLAIIAVINYVSNRSKKHPRLQGK from the coding sequence ATGAAAAACATTTCGCACAACAGCATTATGTTTAAGATTTCCGTTTTATCAATTTCACTAGCAGTTATGCTGGCACCAACTATCTCGCCAGCTCTGCCGTTAATGCATTTTCCAGGTGTCTCCAAAGAGCAGATTGATACTTTATCAACCATTCCTAACCTGGCCAAAATTTTGGGAATTCTGTTCTGCCCTTTCCTTATTCGCTGGATTGGTCAAAAGAAAACTATCTTAATTGGACTGACTGGAATTGTTGTTTTGGGGATTATCCCCTTCTTCAGTAATTCTTACCAAGTAATCCTAATAGCCAGAATTATCGTAGGCTTAGCGTTCGGGATTTTCATGCCGCTATGCACCAGCTTAATTGTTCAATTATATCGGACAGATAAAAATACCATGGCGCACATGATGGGTTACCAAAATACAGTCCAGACTTTAGGTAGTGCTCTTGGGTCATTCACAGTTGGCAGTCTCGTTATGTGGGGCTGGCATCAAGCCTTCTTGGTTTACCTAATCCCCATCTTGCCAATTGTATTGTTTAGCCTTTTTGTCAGCATTGATGATCCGCAAAAAACAACCCAGAAAGAAAAAAGTAAGACCAAGTTTAAATTCACTGGTGAAATGGCATTGATTTGCTTCTTTATGCTAGCAACTTTGGTGTTCTACATGCCAATCAACTTTACCATGCCGCGGTTAATCATTCAGAAGCAGATTGGTTCTGCGAGCACGGCTGCGCTAGTTGCGGGAATTGTTCAAATCGCAACAATGGCCACTGCTTCACTATTTGGCTATATGATGAAACATGTCGGTAAAATTATTTTCCCGATTGGGTTCTTGCTAGTTATGATAGGTTACTTTGCTATTTCACAGGCAAATAACATTGTCATACTAATCTGTGCCTTGTTAATTATGGGCATTGGCAACAGCTTCTGTCTGCCATTCATTTACAATTGGATGGCACTTCTAACTAACAGTGATACGGCAACAATGGGACAATCCATTTTAATGATTGCCTTGAATATCGGTACGGTGCTATCGCCCAAAATTGTCAACGGCATTAACCAAATGATGGGCAGCAATGACCCATGCAACGTCATGATTATTTGTGCCTGTGGCGACTTATGTTTAGCAATAATTGCCGTAATTAATTATGTGTCCAATCGAAGTAAGAAGCATCCACGCTTACAAGGTAAATAA
- a CDS encoding 2,3-diphosphoglycerate-dependent phosphoglycerate mutase — translation MSKLVLIRHGQSEWNLENKFTGWVDVDLSEKGVEEAKNAGKLIKEAGLQFDQAYTSVLTRAIKTLHYALAESDQLWVPETKSWRLNERHYGGLQGLNKKATAEKYGDEQVHIWRRSYDVLPPKLEDDSEFSQVHDRRYADLDPNIIPRTENLKVCLGRVMPFWEDHIAPDLLAGKNVIIAAHGNSLRALTKYIENISDADIMDLEMKTGEPVVYTFDDKLNVTNKEKLD, via the coding sequence ATGTCGAAATTAGTTTTAATCCGTCACGGACAAAGTGAATGGAACCTTGAAAATAAATTTACTGGCTGGGTTGATGTTGACCTGTCAGAAAAGGGTGTCGAAGAAGCAAAAAATGCGGGTAAATTGATTAAAGAAGCTGGTCTGCAATTTGACCAAGCATATACCTCAGTTTTAACTCGTGCAATCAAGACCCTGCACTATGCTTTGGCAGAAAGCGATCAACTCTGGGTTCCAGAAACTAAGTCTTGGCGGCTTAACGAACGTCATTACGGCGGTTTACAAGGCTTAAACAAGAAGGCAACTGCTGAAAAATACGGCGATGAACAAGTGCACATTTGGCGTCGGTCATACGATGTTTTGCCACCAAAGCTTGAAGATGATTCAGAATTCAGTCAAGTACATGACCGTCGTTATGCTGATCTTGACCCGAACATCATTCCACGGACTGAGAACTTGAAGGTCTGCCTTGGCAGAGTTATGCCTTTCTGGGAAGACCACATTGCGCCAGACTTGTTGGCTGGTAAGAATGTCATTATCGCAGCTCACGGTAATTCATTGCGTGCATTGACTAAGTACATCGAAAACATTTCTGATGCTGACATTATGGACTTGGAAATGAAGACTGGTGAACCAGTTGTTTACACCTTCGATGACAAGTTGAATGTCACTAACAAGGAAAAATTGGATTAA